The following proteins are encoded in a genomic region of Sorangiineae bacterium MSr12523:
- a CDS encoding PD-(D/E)XK nuclease family protein, which produces MNQLDLLSARSTEPRRIVVGSSRAELRIARAVSWLASRGNTTRLVILGPTLEVALEIGREAGAQVRQSFGWERTTLSRLAATLAAPGLAERGLVPSGRLTLEALATRVVHRLGENQENELGRFAAVADRPGLPRALARTFDELRMAKIAPRSIGEDDLQRLCDAFETELEADQIADRALVFELAVAAARDRTTQHPWLDVPLVLVDVPLRTAREAELLAALSARAECVLATYPEGDERAQQHLEAALGVRAVHLMDRAARPDSLTRLQRGLFSPTTEPGDADDAVEMLSAPGESRESIEIARRILREAGRGVPFDRMAIVLRAPGAYRAHLVEALRRAAIPAYFARGTVRPDSAGRAFLALLRCATEKLSARRFSEYLSLSEVPDADDAGRPPAALEGSERWVVPDEDFLPGVLERTAELEEPEDEADVAAHGPTSTAVIGGSLRAPYRWERLIVDAAVIGGRARWDRRLSGRAKGLERELTVYPSDHARAIAIRRELADLGSLQSYALPLLDDLAELPEKAHWGEFIDRLGAMATRALRRPERVLSVLAELEPLRRVGPVSLSEVRLVLERRLTELTVPPRGRRYGCVYIASTDEVRGLAFDVVFLPGLAERIFPQKVIDDPILPDRIRLRKDTDLITNRVRSEEERLALRVAVGAANARLVLSYPRLDVEQSRPRTPSFYGLEVLRAAEGRLPGFDELARRAERVGDARIGWPAPAQARDAVDAAEHDLSLLESILKKPEGETVGTARYLLSTNPHLARALRTRARRWHPKWWPADGLLHVTGEAREALDAHNLTARSFSPTALQHFSACPYRFVLQAIHRLGPREEPAPIEELSPLERGSLVHDVQYELYVGLREKGMLPVTRENRRAVEAELDRVLAKVAARYEDDLAPAIDRVWKDGIESIAADLREMLRRDAEDDEWVPTHFELSFGLQDKGARDPVSVDDPLSLDEGILLRGSIDCVEQSTRGTLRATDYKTGKVRATATTKIGGGQTLQPIFYALALEKLFEGKNVDGGRLYYCTTTGEFKEVTIELDDAARVEAKTVVSVVGNAIAKGALPAAPDEGACQYCDYLRVCGPYEELRTRKVKDQAPLAPLVALRRRA; this is translated from the coding sequence ATGAACCAGCTCGACCTCCTCTCTGCACGCAGCACCGAACCCCGACGGATCGTTGTCGGATCGTCGCGGGCGGAGCTTCGCATTGCACGCGCTGTGTCGTGGCTCGCGTCACGCGGAAACACGACGCGACTCGTCATCCTCGGTCCGACGTTGGAGGTCGCTCTCGAGATCGGCCGCGAAGCCGGAGCGCAAGTTCGTCAAAGTTTCGGCTGGGAGCGGACCACCTTGTCCCGTCTGGCGGCCACCCTGGCCGCGCCCGGGCTGGCCGAACGCGGGCTCGTGCCTTCGGGCCGTCTCACCCTGGAAGCACTTGCGACGCGCGTGGTGCATCGCCTGGGCGAAAACCAGGAAAACGAGCTCGGGCGCTTTGCGGCGGTGGCCGATCGGCCGGGTCTTCCGCGCGCGCTGGCGCGCACCTTCGACGAGCTGCGCATGGCCAAGATTGCCCCGCGCAGCATCGGCGAGGACGATTTGCAACGGCTCTGCGACGCCTTCGAAACGGAGCTCGAGGCCGACCAAATCGCCGACCGCGCGCTCGTGTTCGAGCTGGCGGTCGCAGCGGCGCGCGACCGAACGACGCAGCATCCATGGCTCGACGTGCCACTCGTCCTGGTCGACGTGCCGCTGCGCACGGCGCGGGAAGCGGAGCTTCTCGCTGCGCTTTCGGCGCGCGCGGAGTGCGTCCTGGCGACGTACCCGGAAGGGGACGAGCGCGCGCAGCAGCACCTCGAGGCCGCGCTGGGGGTGCGTGCGGTGCACCTCATGGATCGCGCGGCGAGGCCCGATTCGCTGACGCGGCTGCAGCGCGGTCTCTTTTCGCCGACCACGGAGCCGGGCGACGCCGACGATGCGGTGGAGATGCTCTCGGCCCCGGGCGAGAGCCGCGAAAGCATCGAAATCGCGCGCCGCATTCTGCGCGAGGCCGGGCGCGGTGTGCCGTTCGATCGCATGGCCATCGTGCTGCGCGCCCCCGGCGCTTACCGCGCGCACCTCGTCGAGGCGCTGCGCCGTGCCGCGATTCCCGCGTATTTCGCCCGCGGAACGGTGCGGCCGGATTCCGCCGGCCGAGCCTTTTTGGCACTGCTTCGGTGCGCGACGGAGAAGCTCTCCGCGCGGCGCTTTTCCGAGTACCTCTCGCTGAGCGAGGTGCCCGATGCCGACGACGCGGGGCGTCCACCCGCGGCGCTCGAGGGGAGCGAGCGCTGGGTCGTCCCCGATGAAGACTTCTTGCCCGGCGTTCTCGAGCGCACCGCCGAACTCGAAGAGCCCGAGGACGAGGCCGACGTGGCCGCGCACGGTCCCACGTCGACCGCGGTCATCGGCGGCTCACTCCGTGCGCCGTACCGCTGGGAGAGGCTCATCGTCGACGCGGCCGTCATCGGCGGGCGGGCGCGCTGGGACCGGCGCCTTTCGGGTCGCGCCAAGGGCCTCGAACGCGAGCTCACGGTCTACCCGAGCGATCACGCCCGCGCCATCGCCATCCGGCGCGAGCTCGCGGACCTCGGGAGCTTGCAGAGCTACGCCTTACCCCTGCTCGACGACTTGGCCGAGCTTCCCGAAAAGGCACACTGGGGCGAGTTCATCGATCGCCTTGGCGCCATGGCCACGCGTGCGTTGCGCCGCCCCGAGCGCGTGCTCTCGGTGTTGGCCGAGCTCGAGCCGCTGCGCCGGGTCGGCCCGGTGTCGCTGTCCGAGGTGCGCCTCGTGCTCGAGCGCCGCCTCACGGAGCTCACCGTACCCCCGCGCGGACGGCGCTACGGGTGCGTGTACATTGCATCCACCGACGAAGTGCGCGGGCTGGCCTTCGACGTCGTGTTCCTTCCCGGCCTGGCGGAGCGCATTTTCCCGCAAAAGGTCATCGACGACCCGATTTTGCCGGACCGGATCCGCCTCAGGAAGGACACGGATCTCATCACGAACCGCGTGCGCTCCGAGGAAGAGCGCCTCGCGCTTCGTGTCGCGGTGGGGGCGGCCAACGCGCGGCTCGTTCTGTCGTACCCGCGGCTCGATGTGGAGCAGTCGCGCCCGCGCACCCCGTCGTTTTACGGGCTGGAAGTGCTGCGCGCGGCGGAAGGACGGCTGCCCGGGTTCGACGAGCTGGCCCGCCGCGCCGAGCGCGTGGGCGATGCGCGCATCGGATGGCCGGCGCCCGCACAGGCCCGCGATGCCGTGGATGCCGCGGAGCACGATCTTTCCCTGCTCGAGTCCATTCTGAAAAAGCCGGAGGGCGAGACCGTCGGAACGGCGCGCTACCTGCTCTCGACCAACCCGCACCTGGCCCGTGCCCTGCGCACGCGTGCGCGCCGGTGGCATCCCAAGTGGTGGCCCGCCGATGGCCTTCTGCACGTGACCGGCGAGGCGCGCGAGGCGCTCGATGCGCACAACCTGACGGCGCGCTCGTTTTCTCCGACGGCGCTGCAGCACTTCTCCGCGTGCCCGTACCGCTTCGTGCTGCAGGCCATTCACCGCCTCGGCCCGCGCGAGGAGCCGGCGCCCATCGAGGAGCTTTCCCCGCTGGAGCGCGGCTCGCTCGTGCACGACGTGCAGTACGAGCTTTACGTGGGGCTGCGCGAAAAAGGGATGCTCCCCGTCACGCGCGAGAACCGGCGCGCGGTCGAGGCGGAGCTCGATCGCGTGCTGGCCAAGGTGGCCGCCCGCTACGAGGACGATCTGGCGCCGGCGATCGATCGCGTGTGGAAGGACGGCATCGAATCCATCGCCGCGGACTTGCGCGAGATGCTCCGCCGCGACGCCGAGGACGACGAGTGGGTGCCGACCCACTTCGAGCTCTCGTTCGGCTTGCAGGACAAGGGCGCGCGCGATCCGGTCAGCGTGGACGATCCGCTGTCGCTCGACGAGGGCATCCTGCTGCGCGGCTCCATCGACTGCGTGGAGCAGAGCACGCGCGGGACGCTTCGCGCGACGGACTACAAGACCGGCAAGGTGCGCGCGACCGCCACCACGAAGATTGGCGGCGGGCAGACCTTGCAGCCGATTTTCTACGCGCTCGCGCTGGAGAAGCTCTTCGAAGGGAAAAATGTGGACGGCGGGCGCCTTTATTACTGCACCACCACGGGCGAGTTCAAAGAGGTGACCATCGAGCTGGACGATGCCGCGCGCGTCGAGGCCAAGACCGTGGTGAGCGTGGTCGGCAACGCCATTGCAAAAGGAGCGCTGCCGGCGGCGCCGGACGAGGGCGCGTGCCAGTACTGCGACTACCTGCGCGTGTGCGGCCCGTACGAGGAGCTGCGCACGCGCAAGGTGAAGGACCAAGCGCCGCTGGCGCCGCTCGTCGCCCTGCGGAGGCGCGCATGA
- a CDS encoding GNAT family N-acetyltransferase, whose protein sequence is MSVLLTERLELVPLTLPVVEAVMESDRNKIENLVNAPLPRRWHGRALIERAFPASLCDIRKDPETRLWGDRLMIVRKKERRIVGSVIFHGRPGPDGIAEVGYGVEDEWQGQGFATEAVECSLEWALSQPGVRAVQATTFQWHRASLRVIEKCKMVRIGSREHEMLGELTIFERRAKELL, encoded by the coding sequence GTGAGTGTGCTCCTCACCGAACGACTCGAACTGGTTCCCCTCACCCTTCCCGTGGTGGAAGCCGTGATGGAGAGCGATCGCAACAAGATCGAGAACTTGGTCAACGCGCCCCTGCCGCGCCGCTGGCATGGCCGCGCCCTCATCGAACGCGCCTTTCCCGCCTCCCTTTGCGACATCCGCAAAGATCCCGAGACGCGCCTCTGGGGCGACCGCCTGATGATCGTGCGCAAGAAGGAGCGACGCATCGTCGGCAGTGTGATTTTCCACGGCCGCCCAGGCCCCGACGGCATTGCCGAAGTCGGCTACGGCGTGGAGGACGAGTGGCAAGGCCAAGGCTTCGCCACCGAGGCCGTGGAGTGCTCCCTCGAGTGGGCGCTCTCCCAGCCCGGCGTCCGCGCCGTGCAGGCCACCACCTTCCAATGGCACCGCGCCTCGTTGCGGGTCATCGAGAAATGCAAAATGGTGCGCATCGGCTCGCGCGAGCACGAGATGCTCGGCGAGCTCACCATTTTCGAGCGCCGCGCGAAAGAGCTACTTTAG
- a CDS encoding M20/M25/M40 family metallo-hydrolase, with translation MKRNLLRGWALAAAAAVLSACAPAMTRPTGTTGANVGAYTPPDIRREAVSAHVRFLAHDLLEGRGTGERGHAIAAAYLATQLQAMGATPMGDKGSYFQDVPLLGAKIASASLSVAKPNGLSRPLVFEQDFWISPAYVRGDFQVEAPLAFVGYGIEAPEYHYDDLHGVDVRGKIAVVMYGAPLGQRADFFPDLPSAVLGDLRQKIVRLQELGAVAVVAVHPPRVEKVVSWDDFIKERRTELLTLRLDAPDAKPGEPHRVLPGVERPRLAMPGKVFDELLAAAGRTERLEGLVAAADSGKPITFDLGLTARIAVRSTVRSFSSQNVVARITKDPSSPLANEAVVVSAHSDHLGIREPVGGDAIYNGAADDAGGCAAVLEIARAFAQGPARPRRSILVAFFTGEERGLLGSEYFAMHPPMPIERMAAIVQTDTDYPISPLRNLEVLGPEHSSIAVNVRDAERALGIKAWPDSQPAQTYFTRSDHYSLVKRGVPAVFPIIGFVGQTPQEAATRREWQKARYHTPADEWEPQRDYQPLADFAKFQYLVALSVADHPERPRWNKGDFFETHPFLK, from the coding sequence ATGAAGCGCAATTTGCTCCGGGGATGGGCCTTGGCCGCGGCGGCGGCCGTGCTTTCGGCGTGTGCACCTGCGATGACCCGGCCGACGGGAACCACGGGCGCCAACGTGGGGGCGTACACGCCGCCGGACATTCGGCGCGAGGCCGTATCGGCGCACGTGCGCTTTCTCGCGCACGATTTGCTCGAGGGCCGCGGAACCGGAGAACGGGGGCACGCGATTGCGGCCGCCTACCTCGCGACCCAGCTCCAGGCCATGGGCGCTACGCCGATGGGTGACAAGGGTAGCTATTTTCAGGACGTGCCGCTTCTCGGCGCGAAGATCGCCTCGGCGAGCCTTTCGGTGGCGAAGCCCAATGGACTCTCGCGTCCTCTGGTCTTCGAGCAGGACTTCTGGATCTCGCCGGCCTACGTGCGGGGCGATTTCCAGGTCGAAGCGCCGCTCGCGTTCGTGGGGTATGGCATCGAGGCGCCCGAATATCACTACGACGATCTGCACGGGGTCGACGTACGCGGAAAAATCGCCGTGGTCATGTACGGAGCCCCGCTCGGACAACGGGCCGATTTCTTCCCGGACTTGCCCTCGGCGGTGCTGGGCGACTTGCGGCAGAAGATCGTGCGGCTGCAGGAGCTCGGTGCGGTGGCGGTCGTTGCGGTGCATCCACCGCGGGTCGAGAAGGTGGTTTCCTGGGACGACTTCATCAAGGAGCGTCGCACCGAGTTGCTGACGTTGCGCTTGGACGCGCCCGACGCGAAACCTGGGGAACCGCACCGCGTGTTGCCCGGCGTCGAGCGGCCGCGGCTCGCGATGCCGGGCAAGGTTTTCGACGAGCTGCTCGCGGCGGCCGGGCGCACGGAGCGGCTCGAAGGCCTAGTGGCCGCCGCCGACTCGGGCAAGCCCATCACGTTCGACCTAGGCCTCACCGCGCGCATCGCGGTTCGGTCCACGGTGCGCAGCTTTTCCTCGCAGAATGTCGTGGCGCGCATCACGAAGGATCCATCGTCGCCGCTGGCCAACGAAGCCGTGGTGGTCTCTGCCCACTCGGACCATCTCGGCATCCGCGAGCCCGTGGGCGGGGATGCCATTTACAACGGCGCCGCCGACGATGCGGGCGGTTGCGCGGCGGTGTTGGAGATCGCGCGGGCCTTTGCGCAGGGGCCCGCACGGCCGCGGCGCTCGATCCTGGTGGCCTTTTTCACCGGGGAGGAGCGCGGGCTGCTCGGCTCCGAGTACTTCGCGATGCACCCGCCCATGCCCATCGAGCGCATGGCGGCCATCGTGCAGACGGACACCGATTACCCCATTTCGCCGCTGCGCAACCTGGAGGTGCTCGGCCCCGAGCACAGCTCGATCGCCGTGAACGTGCGCGATGCCGAGCGCGCGCTGGGCATCAAGGCATGGCCGGATTCGCAACCCGCGCAGACGTACTTCACGCGATCGGACCACTATTCGCTGGTCAAGCGCGGAGTTCCTGCCGTGTTTCCCATCATCGGGTTCGTCGGGCAGACGCCGCAGGAGGCCGCAACGCGGCGGGAGTGGCAGAAGGCGCGCTACCACACGCCGGCCGACGAATGGGAGCCGCAGCGCGATTACCAGCCGCTCGCCGACTTTGCGAAGTTTCAGTACCTCGTGGCGTTGTCGGTGGCGGATCACCCCGAGCGCCCTCGCTGGAACAAGGGCGACTTTTTCGAGACGCACCCGTTCCTGAAGTAG
- a CDS encoding NAD(P)-binding domain-containing protein, translating to MRVVIADKFPENYLLEFRSLGLEVEYRPEASATELPAIAGDCEILVVRSTKVTRETIEAASRLQLVIRAGAGIDTIDVDAASARGIYVTNCPGKNSVAVAELTVGLILALDRRIPQNTADLRDGQWNKKEYSKADGLKGKTLGIVGLGAIGQAVAQRAAAFEMNLVSYTLGPHLDLAQELGIVPCATLFELAERSDIVTVHIPGTADNRGLFGDAFFARMKHGASFVNTSRGSLHDTAALEKAMRERNLRVGLDVYNPEPEGGTATFDHPLCKLPGFVGTHHIGASTEQAQNAIAAEAVRICREFIKLGQPQSAVNIERASPAKVQLIVRHYDRVGVLASVLAIVRKYGLNVEEMTNTIFAGAKAAVATIRLASAPPLAMTTEIEDLKDQIIQVTVKPF from the coding sequence ATGCGCGTCGTCATTGCCGACAAATTTCCAGAAAACTACCTCCTCGAGTTTCGTTCCCTCGGCCTCGAGGTCGAGTACCGCCCGGAGGCTTCGGCCACCGAATTACCGGCTATTGCCGGCGACTGCGAAATCCTCGTCGTGCGCAGCACGAAAGTCACCCGCGAGACCATCGAGGCGGCGAGCCGCCTCCAGCTCGTGATCCGCGCTGGCGCGGGCATCGACACCATCGATGTCGATGCGGCCAGTGCACGCGGCATTTATGTAACCAACTGTCCCGGCAAAAACAGCGTGGCCGTGGCCGAGCTCACGGTGGGGTTGATCCTCGCCCTCGACCGGCGCATCCCGCAGAACACGGCCGACCTTCGCGATGGCCAGTGGAACAAGAAGGAATACAGCAAGGCGGACGGCCTCAAAGGCAAGACGTTGGGCATCGTGGGCCTCGGCGCCATCGGCCAAGCCGTTGCGCAACGGGCCGCGGCCTTCGAGATGAACCTGGTGAGCTATACGCTCGGCCCGCACCTGGACCTCGCGCAGGAGTTGGGCATCGTGCCCTGCGCAACTTTGTTCGAGCTTGCGGAACGCAGCGACATCGTCACGGTGCACATCCCCGGCACGGCCGACAACCGCGGCCTTTTCGGCGACGCGTTTTTCGCGCGCATGAAGCACGGCGCGAGCTTCGTCAACACGAGCCGCGGCAGCCTGCACGATACCGCTGCCCTGGAAAAAGCCATGCGCGAGCGAAATCTGCGCGTGGGGCTCGACGTCTACAACCCCGAGCCCGAGGGCGGCACGGCGACCTTCGACCATCCCTTGTGCAAGCTGCCCGGCTTCGTGGGCACGCACCACATCGGCGCGAGCACCGAGCAAGCGCAGAACGCCATCGCCGCGGAGGCGGTGCGCATCTGCCGCGAGTTCATCAAGCTAGGGCAGCCGCAGAGCGCGGTGAACATCGAGCGCGCATCCCCCGCCAAGGTGCAGCTCATCGTGCGCCACTACGACCGGGTCGGCGTGCTCGCGTCGGTGCTGGCCATCGTCCGCAAATACGGCCTCAACGTCGAGGAGATGACCAACACGATCTTCGCCGGCGCCAAGGCCGCCGTCGCCACCATCCGCCTCGCCTCGGCGCCCCCCCTGGCGATGACCACGGAAATCGAGGACCTGAAAGATCAAATCATCCAGGTCACCGTCAAGCCGTTCTGA
- the kbl gene encoding glycine C-acetyltransferase, producing the protein MYGKAKEIYGATLKEIREAGLEKRERHILSPQSAEIRVGEKKEPVLNFCANNYLGLSSHPKVIEAAHAAIDTHGFGLSSVRFICGTQDAHKTLEKKISDFVGTEDAILYSSCFDANGGLFETLLGDDDAIISDALNHASIIDGIRLCKAERHRYPNGDMEALEKALRATQTKRLRLIATDGAFSMDGYLAKLDRIVELAEKYQAMVMVDDSHATGFIGKTGRGTAEHCGVMGKVDIITSTLGKALGGAAGGFTAARQEIVDLLRQRSRPYLFSNTLAPAIVGASIAVLDLLSSTTELRDRLTENTAAFRSKIAAAGFQTKEGVHPIVPIMLGDARLAQDMAAAMLDEGIYVIGFSYPVVPKGEARIRVQLSAGHTPEQVDRAVAAFARVGKKLGVIKA; encoded by the coding sequence ATGTACGGCAAGGCCAAAGAGATCTATGGCGCAACGCTGAAGGAGATTCGCGAGGCAGGGTTGGAGAAGAGGGAGCGGCACATCCTTTCGCCGCAGTCCGCGGAGATCCGCGTCGGCGAGAAGAAGGAGCCGGTCCTCAACTTTTGCGCGAACAACTACCTGGGGCTCTCGTCCCACCCCAAGGTCATCGAGGCGGCGCACGCGGCGATCGACACGCACGGCTTCGGTCTGTCGTCGGTGCGCTTCATCTGCGGCACGCAGGATGCGCACAAGACGCTGGAAAAGAAGATCTCGGACTTCGTCGGCACCGAGGACGCGATCCTCTACTCGTCGTGCTTCGACGCGAACGGCGGCTTGTTCGAGACGTTGCTCGGCGACGACGACGCGATCATCAGCGATGCGCTGAACCACGCCTCGATCATCGACGGCATCCGCCTCTGCAAGGCCGAGCGCCATCGCTACCCGAACGGCGACATGGAGGCCCTGGAAAAAGCGCTGCGCGCGACCCAGACGAAGCGCCTGCGCCTCATCGCGACCGACGGCGCCTTCTCGATGGACGGCTACCTCGCGAAGCTCGATCGGATCGTGGAGCTCGCCGAGAAGTACCAGGCCATGGTCATGGTCGACGACAGCCACGCCACGGGCTTCATCGGCAAGACCGGCCGCGGCACGGCGGAGCATTGCGGCGTGATGGGCAAGGTGGACATCATCACCTCGACCCTGGGCAAAGCCCTGGGCGGGGCCGCCGGTGGCTTCACCGCCGCGCGCCAGGAGATCGTCGACCTTCTCCGGCAGCGTTCGCGCCCGTACCTGTTCTCGAACACGTTGGCTCCCGCCATCGTGGGCGCATCCATTGCGGTGCTCGATCTTCTGTCGTCCACGACGGAGCTTCGCGATCGGCTGACGGAAAACACCGCCGCCTTCCGCTCGAAGATCGCCGCCGCGGGCTTCCAGACGAAAGAGGGCGTGCACCCCATCGTTCCCATCATGTTGGGCGACGCCCGCCTCGCCCAGGACATGGCCGCGGCCATGCTGGACGAGGGCATCTACGTCATTGGCTTCTCGTACCCGGTCGTCCCCAAGGGTGAAGCCCGCATCCGCGTGCAGCTCTCCGCGGGCCACACCCCCGAACAAGTCGACCGCGCCGTCGCCGCCTTTGCCCGCGTGGGCAAAAAGCTCGGCGTGATCAAAGCCTGA
- a CDS encoding Ku protein has translation MRAMWSGEIAFGLVTIPAKLYSATKDLTPSFHQLHTECGSRISMVRRCNKCNRDVEWGEIGKGYEVSKGEYALFSKEELAKMEGDESPGGIDIVEFIDPEDVDNVYFSKSYWVGPGGKSARGFSLLREALVSTKRAALCKVRIRTRTQLAMLRPRGKLFALDMLRFADEIVPGDEIVLPDTKEPSDRELQLALNLVEQLNGDFDVTKHPDEYRAAVEAAAAEKVERDEVARDGGEAEERAAAGVGGKVIDLADLLARSLRVAPANAPAKPLKKTEPQDQKEQEVEKEEKKPKKKAAGKRG, from the coding sequence ATGCGTGCGATGTGGTCGGGTGAAATTGCCTTCGGTCTCGTTACGATTCCCGCCAAGCTCTATTCGGCGACGAAGGATTTGACGCCGAGTTTTCATCAGCTCCATACCGAGTGCGGCTCCCGTATTTCGATGGTGCGGCGGTGCAACAAATGCAACCGCGACGTCGAATGGGGGGAAATCGGAAAAGGGTACGAGGTTTCGAAGGGCGAATATGCGCTCTTTTCGAAAGAAGAGCTCGCGAAAATGGAAGGGGACGAGAGCCCCGGCGGCATCGATATCGTCGAGTTCATCGACCCGGAAGACGTCGACAACGTCTACTTCAGTAAGAGCTATTGGGTCGGTCCCGGCGGCAAGAGTGCCCGCGGCTTCTCCTTGTTGCGCGAAGCCTTGGTCTCGACCAAACGCGCTGCGTTATGCAAGGTCCGCATCCGCACGCGCACGCAGCTGGCCATGCTTCGCCCCCGCGGAAAGCTGTTTGCGCTGGATATGCTCCGGTTCGCCGACGAAATTGTCCCCGGCGACGAGATCGTCCTGCCGGACACCAAGGAGCCCAGCGATCGCGAGCTCCAGCTGGCGCTGAACCTGGTCGAGCAGTTGAACGGTGACTTCGACGTGACGAAGCACCCCGACGAATACCGCGCGGCGGTGGAAGCGGCGGCCGCGGAAAAAGTGGAGCGGGACGAGGTCGCCCGCGATGGCGGGGAGGCCGAAGAGCGCGCGGCCGCAGGGGTGGGCGGCAAGGTCATCGACCTGGCCGACCTTTTGGCGCGGTCGCTTCGGGTGGCGCCGGCCAACGCACCGGCCAAGCCGCTGAAGAAGACCGAGCCGCAAGACCAGAAGGAACAAGAGGTCGAGAAGGAAGAGAAGAAGCCCAAGAAGAAGGCCGCCGGCAAACGCGGGTAG